The window CGCTCACTGCTTCACTGCGCGGTGGCCGAAGGCGTGCATTGCGTGTGGGAGGCTGGCGAAGTGGAGGCCGGAGACCTGCCCGGCCTGGGCATCCGCGCCGATGTGGTGCTCGATTGCCGTGGACTGGGAGCGCGCCGCGACTGGCCGGCCCAGGCCGCCGGTGGCATGCCGGGCCTGCGCGGCCTGCGCGGCGAGGTGGTGCGCGTGCATGCGCCCGAGGTCAAGCTGCACCGCCCGGTGCGCCTGCTGCACCCGCGCTATCCGATCTACATCGCGCCCAAGCCCAACGACCTCTATGTGATCGGCGCCACCGAGCTGGAAAGCGAGGATGATTCGCCGATGAGCGTGCGCTCCGCGCTGGAACTGCTGTCGGCGGCCTACTCGCTCGATCCGGCCTTCGGCGAGGCGCGCGTGCTGGAACTCAATGTGCAGCGGCGTCCCACGCGGCCAGACCACCTGCCGGCCATCCGTGTCGACCAGCAGGCGCGCGTGGTGCGCCTCAACGGCCTGTACCGGCATGGTTTCCTGATCGCCCCGGCGGTGACCGAGGCGGCTTGCGCCGTGGTGCGCGCGCTGCTGGGCGGGGATCCCGCCGCGCACGCCGTGCCGGCGGCGCTGCGCTGGCCCGGCATGATCGAGACCGATGCTTCCAGGCCGCTGGCCACGCTGCACTGACGCCGAATGGAAACCATGGAAATCCTGCTCAACGGCCGTCCCTTCGCCCTCGAAGCGCCGGCCACGCTGGCGGACGCGGCGACGCGCGCCGGCATCGCGCCGCCCTTCGCGGCGGCGCTGAACGGCAACTTCGTGCCGCGTGTCGCCCATGCGGCCACCGCGCTCGCCGCCGGCGACCGCGTCGATCTCGTGCAACCCGTGACGGGAGGCTGAACCGATGACATTGCAAGCAAGCCCCGCCGCGCGCGATCCCTTCGTGCTGTACGGCGAGACCTTCGACTCGCGCCTGCTGCTGGGCACCGCGCGCTATCCCTCGCCGGCCACGCTGCAGGCCGCAGTCGAGGCCTCCCATCCCGCCATGCTGACGGTGGCGCTGCGCCGCCAGGGCGCCGTCGGCGACGGCGAGGGCGGCCATGCCTTCTGGCAGATGCTCAAGTCGCTGGCGGTGCCGGTGCTGCCCAATACCGCCGGCTGCCTGGCGCCGCAGGAAGCGATCACCACCGCCATGATGGCGCGCGAGGTGTTCGAGACCGATTGGATCAAGCTCGAGCTGGTCGGCGACGACTACACGCTGCAGCCCGACACGCTGAACCTGCCGGCGGTGGCCGAGACCTTGATCAAGGAAGGCTTCAAGGTGCTGCCCTATTGCACCGAAGACCTGGTGCTGTGCCGCCGCCTGCTCGACGTCGGCTGCCAGGCGCTGATGCCCTGGGCCGCACCCATCGGCACCGGCAAAGGCGCGGTCAACCCGCATGCGATGCGCGTGCTGCGCGAGCGCCTGCCCGATACGCCGCTGATCGTCGATGCCGGCCTGGGCCTGCCTTCGCATGCGGCCCAGGTGCTCGAATGGGGCTATGACGGCGTGCTGCTGAATACGGCGGTCGCGCAGGCGGCCTATCCGGTGGAGATGGCGCGCGCGTTCGCTCTGGCGGTGGCCGCGGGCCGCACTGCCTACCTGGCCGGTCCGATGCCGGAGCGCGAGATCGCGCAGGCCAGCACGCCGGTGGTCGGCATGCCGTTCTGGCATGCCACCGGCACGGGGGGCGCGGCATGAGCGCGCACGGCGTGCAGGCGGCGTGCGACGCCGCATTGCGCCAGCAGCTGCTGGCGCGCCACGGCGCCACCTTCGGCGCCGCCGACCAGGCCTGGCGCGCCTGGCGCCTGCAGGATGCGCCCGCGCTGCTGCAGGACCATGACGTGCTGCTGGCCGATGGCGAGGCCGAGCCGCCGGTGATCGCCCGCGTGGCGGCAGCCGGCGCGGTGCTGATCTGCAGCGAGCGCGAGGGCGGACAGTGGATCGACACCGTGCATTCGCCGATGGGCACCTGGGTGCTGGGCGCTGGCGCGGATAGTGACGCGCCGCATGGC of the Cupriavidus malaysiensis genome contains:
- a CDS encoding FAD-dependent oxidoreductase, yielding MTQQSFDVAILGAGLSGRIAAWLLSRAGARVALVERMGPDGAGSAAHVAAAMLAPLAESAIAERRIVELGIASVDLWRAWVAELPEPVFFQEDGTLVVWHARDRAEMSLFTSRVRAVAPPELVAERMRALDARGVAELEPALAGRFQQGLLLAGEGQLDNRGALRSLLHCAVAEGVHCVWEAGEVEAGDLPGLGIRADVVLDCRGLGARRDWPAQAAGGMPGLRGLRGEVVRVHAPEVKLHRPVRLLHPRYPIYIAPKPNDLYVIGATELESEDDSPMSVRSALELLSAAYSLDPAFGEARVLELNVQRRPTRPDHLPAIRVDQQARVVRLNGLYRHGFLIAPAVTEAACAVVRALLGGDPAAHAVPAALRWPGMIETDASRPLATLH
- the thiS gene encoding sulfur carrier protein ThiS → MEILLNGRPFALEAPATLADAATRAGIAPPFAAALNGNFVPRVAHAATALAAGDRVDLVQPVTGG
- a CDS encoding thiazole synthase translates to MTLQASPAARDPFVLYGETFDSRLLLGTARYPSPATLQAAVEASHPAMLTVALRRQGAVGDGEGGHAFWQMLKSLAVPVLPNTAGCLAPQEAITTAMMAREVFETDWIKLELVGDDYTLQPDTLNLPAVAETLIKEGFKVLPYCTEDLVLCRRLLDVGCQALMPWAAPIGTGKGAVNPHAMRVLRERLPDTPLIVDAGLGLPSHAAQVLEWGYDGVLLNTAVAQAAYPVEMARAFALAVAAGRTAYLAGPMPEREIAQASTPVVGMPFWHATGTGGAA